In Fusobacterium canifelinum, a genomic segment contains:
- a CDS encoding hemolysin yields MMRAIGDQVEKNPEYLSILDKKVIKNGKIDDETQVEQVSVMNKLLNDALRAKGYAGPDIKMVLTDVTDPNGPYYTDTLTNVVVFDRKMLASANRDQILNALGHEFGHYSKEDDKTKSQTIANYTGDKLEDRTKDMVSKEATEDTLAAIRNNKNVITGEEGKKLAESIPMDRREYHTEEVFGTGAYSFGGRVSGNLSSYRSFNPKTGKVEEYILTNGSVGLGSPDISIGIGLGIYWKDSREEIEKLTKSVGGSITLLGVSLGVDFLAEPVESKGMLEDFLNIKGFRIYAGAGFIPLKMEGHTSFLDYGKPINETKYESYDEYFKTKSLPSQIRSYYDNYYNGGKKNR; encoded by the coding sequence ATGATGAGAGCAATAGGTGACCAAGTAGAAAAAAATCCAGAATACTTATCAATACTAGATAAAAAAGTTATTAAGAATGGAAAAATAGATGATGAAACACAAGTAGAACAAGTATCAGTAATGAATAAGTTATTAAATGATGCCCTAAGAGCAAAAGGCTATGCAGGACCAGATATAAAGATGGTACTAACAGATGTAACAGATCCAAATGGACCATATTATACAGACACATTGACAAATGTAGTAGTATTTGATAGAAAGATGTTAGCAAGTGCAAATAGAGACCAAATACTAAATGCCTTAGGACATGAATTTGGACATTATAGTAAAGAAGATGATAAAACAAAAAGTCAAACAATAGCAAATTATACAGGAGACAAATTAGAAGATAGAACAAAAGATATGGTAAGTAAGGAAGCAACAGAAGACACCTTGGCAGCAATAAGAAATAATAAGAATGTAATAACAGGAGAGGAAGGAAAGAAACTAGCTGAAAGTATTCCTATGGATAGAAGAGAATATCACACTGAAGAAGTTTTTGGTACAGGAGCATACTCTTTTGGTGGAAGAGTTAGTGGAAATCTTTCAAGTTATCGTTCTTTTAATCCCAAAACTGGAAAAGTAGAGGAGTATATTTTGACTAATGGAAGTGTAGGACTTGGCTCACCTGATATAAGTATAGGTATAGGGTTAGGGATATATTGGAAAGATAGCCGTGAAGAAATAGAAAAATTAACAAAATCAGTAGGAGGAAGTATTACATTATTAGGAGTTTCTTTAGGAGTAGATTTTTTAGCTGAACCTGTCGAAAGCAAGGGAATGCTTGAAGATTTTCTTAACATTAAAGGATTTAGAATTTATGCTGGGGCAGGATTTATTCCATTAAAAATGGAAGGTCATACATCCTTCTTAGATTATGGAAAACCTATTAATGAAACCAAATATGAATCTTATGATGAATATTTTAAAACAAAATCACTTCCATCTCAAATAAGAAGTTATTATGATAATTATTATAATGGAGGTAAAAAAAATAGATAA
- a CDS encoding DUF7336 domain-containing protein → MKIYVLSHSYECDVEKTKDEGRFLGVYLTKKEAIKKVEMYKKIKGFSSHISNFYISCYTVDKTLEWLNNYSIDNLHAVAFMGKFYKQNIE, encoded by the coding sequence ATGAAAATATACGTACTGTCTCATTCTTATGAATGTGATGTGGAAAAAACAAAAGATGAAGGAAGATTTTTAGGAGTTTACTTAACAAAAAAAGAAGCTATTAAAAAAGTAGAAATGTACAAAAAGATAAAAGGTTTCTCTTCACATATTTCAAATTTTTATATAAGTTGTTATACTGTTGATAAAACATTAGAATGGCTAAATAATTACAGTATAGATAACTTGCATGCAGTTGCTTTTATGGGAAAGTTTTATAAACAGAATATAGAATAA
- a CDS encoding DUF7336 domain-containing protein, which translates to MKIYVLSHEYCYGDYKYKYKEESRFIGIYLTRKEALKALEKFKKIRGFSSHLDGFYIVKTEINQLSWIDGYRTGYFSMELGMHEEKEEG; encoded by the coding sequence ATGAAAATATATGTATTATCTCATGAATATTGTTATGGAGATTATAAATATAAGTATAAAGAGGAAAGTAGATTTATAGGAATATATTTAACGAGAAAAGAGGCTTTAAAAGCTTTAGAAAAATTTAAAAAAATAAGAGGTTTTTCTTCTCACTTAGATGGCTTTTATATAGTAAAAACAGAGATTAACCAATTGAGCTGGATAGATGGTTATAGAACAGGCTATTTTAGTATGGAGTTAGGTATGCATGAAGAAAAGGAAGAGGGATGA
- a CDS encoding DUF7336 domain-containing protein — translation MECKKIKKVYMLYHINERKDEKLIGFLSSKEKAENIIKELVEKPGFKDCPNGFKIKTMIIGKDYYTKGFKSKCAPKDE, via the coding sequence ATGGAATGTAAAAAAATAAAAAAAGTTTATATGTTATATCACATAAATGAAAGAAAAGATGAAAAGCTAATAGGATTTTTATCAAGCAAAGAAAAAGCTGAGAATATAATAAAAGAATTAGTAGAAAAACCTGGATTTAAAGATTGTCCTAATGGATTTAAGATAAAAACAATGATAATAGGAAAAGATTATTATACAAAAGGCTTTAAATCAAAATGTGCCCCTAAAGATGAATAA
- a CDS encoding toxin-antitoxin system YwqK family antitoxin, translated as MKKKFSFLAIAIFIFFINSLMTFSERVINNLEQLEERNGKTYVRGEKEAFTGTLNVYRDGNWLFSEVPFKNGLRDGVQKDYYKSGKLRWSGFFKNGKREGSAKSFYENGNVEFEENHVNGLQNGIIKEYYENGKIKSERSMKMGKKNGVSKNYHENGQLASIVTFKNDLQEGVQKDYFDNGKLEVEFVYKNGKREGLYKRYYRSGKLELEMPYKDGKENGKSKQYWENGNIMNEATYKNGMLEGSQKVYHENGVLKLEMTLKDERPIGDVLTYDEKGKLIGKERY; from the coding sequence ATGAAAAAAAAATTTAGTTTTCTAGCAATAGCAATTTTTATATTTTTTATTAATAGTTTAATGACTTTTTCAGAAAGAGTTATTAATAATTTAGAGCAATTGGAAGAAAGAAATGGAAAGACTTATGTAAGAGGAGAAAAAGAAGCTTTTACTGGCACACTTAATGTATATAGAGATGGAAATTGGTTATTTTCAGAAGTACCATTTAAAAATGGGTTAAGAGATGGAGTACAAAAAGATTATTATAAAAGTGGAAAATTAAGATGGAGTGGCTTTTTTAAAAATGGAAAAAGAGAAGGAAGTGCCAAATCATTTTATGAGAATGGAAATGTAGAGTTTGAAGAAAATCATGTAAATGGTTTACAAAATGGTATTATTAAAGAATATTATGAAAATGGAAAAATAAAATCTGAAAGATCAATGAAAATGGGTAAAAAAAATGGAGTATCAAAAAATTATCATGAGAATGGTCAATTAGCAAGTATAGTGACTTTTAAGAATGACTTACAAGAAGGTGTACAAAAGGACTATTTTGATAATGGAAAATTAGAAGTTGAATTTGTATATAAAAATGGGAAAAGAGAGGGCTTATATAAACGTTATTATAGAAGTGGAAAACTTGAATTAGAAATGCCATATAAAGATGGAAAAGAAAATGGAAAATCAAAACAGTATTGGGAAAATGGAAATATAATGAATGAAGCTACCTATAAAAATGGTATGTTAGAAGGGTCACAAAAAGTATACCATGAAAATGGAGTTTTAAAATTAGAAATGACACTAAAAGATGAAAGACCTATTGGGGATGTCTTGACTTATGATGAAAAAGGGAAATTAATAGGTAAAGAAAGATATTAA
- the truA gene encoding tRNA pseudouridine(38-40) synthase TruA, whose amino-acid sequence MKKKNIKIEFRYDGSNYYGFQRQPNKITVQGEIEKVLRIVTKEEINLISAGRTDRGVHANHQVSNFYTSSNIPIEKYKYLLTRALPNDIDILSVEEVNENFNARHNAKMREYIYIISWEKNPFEARHCKFVKEKIVAEKLEKIFSDFIGIHDFKNFRLSDCVSKVTVREIYQIEAKYFGESKIKIYIKGSAFLKSQVRIMVGTALEIYYGRLPENHIKLMLTDFTREYKKNLVEAEGLYLNKIEY is encoded by the coding sequence ATGAAAAAGAAGAATATAAAAATTGAGTTCAGATATGATGGAAGCAACTATTATGGTTTTCAAAGACAGCCTAATAAGATAACAGTTCAAGGAGAAATTGAAAAAGTTTTAAGAATTGTTACAAAAGAAGAAATAAATTTAATATCTGCTGGTAGAACAGATAGAGGAGTTCATGCTAATCATCAAGTTTCTAATTTTTATACTTCTTCTAATATTCCAATAGAAAAATATAAGTATCTTTTAACAAGAGCTTTACCTAATGATATAGATATATTATCAGTTGAAGAAGTAAATGAAAATTTCAATGCAAGACACAATGCCAAAATGAGAGAATATATCTATATTATATCTTGGGAGAAAAATCCTTTTGAAGCAAGACATTGTAAATTTGTAAAAGAGAAAATTGTTGCTGAGAAATTAGAAAAAATATTCTCTGATTTTATAGGAATACATGACTTTAAAAATTTTAGATTAAGTGATTGTGTAAGTAAGGTAACTGTAAGAGAAATTTATCAAATAGAAGCTAAATATTTTGGAGAGAGTAAGATAAAAATATATATTAAAGGAAGTGCGTTTTTAAAATCACAGGTTAGAATAATGGTTGGAACTGCACTTGAAATATATTATGGAAGATTACCAGAAAATCATATAAAACTTATGCTAACTGATTTTACAAGGGAATATAAGAAAAATCTTGTTGAGGCAGAAGGACTTTATTTAAATAAAATTGAATATTAG
- a CDS encoding DHH family phosphoesterase, whose translation MADILCDTRLKSEEAPKVIILTHGDADGLVSAMIVKAFEELQNRNKTFLIMSSMDVTLEQTDKTFEYICKYTALGSKDRVYILDRPIPSVEWLKMKYLAYTNVINIDHHLTNNPILYKDECCCDDIYFHWNDKLSAAYLTLEWFKPLIEKGDSYKKMYEKLEPLAEATSCWDVFTWKKLGNSPKEVLLKKRALSINSSEKILGAGAFYNFITKKLNSENYTEEIFDYFFLLDEAYNMKIDNLYDFAKRVISDFDYKGHKLGIIYGIDGDYQSIIGDKILDDKKLDYEIVAFLNVYGTVSFRSKNNIDVSEIAKKLGILVGYSGGGHKYASGCRICDKDEIKKKMMEIFEHSMNKIKIL comes from the coding sequence ATGGCTGATATTTTATGTGATACAAGATTAAAATCAGAGGAGGCACCAAAGGTTATAATTTTAACTCATGGGGATGCAGATGGACTAGTTTCAGCTATGATAGTTAAAGCTTTTGAAGAGTTACAAAATAGAAATAAAACCTTTTTAATCATGAGTAGTATGGATGTTACTTTAGAGCAAACAGATAAAACTTTTGAATATATATGTAAGTATACAGCTTTAGGCTCAAAGGACAGAGTCTATATTTTAGATAGACCTATCCCAAGTGTAGAATGGCTAAAAATGAAATATTTAGCATACACTAATGTTATAAACATAGACCATCATTTGACAAATAACCCAATATTATATAAAGATGAATGTTGTTGTGATGATATATATTTTCATTGGAATGATAAATTAAGTGCAGCATACTTGACATTGGAATGGTTTAAACCTTTAATAGAAAAGGGAGATTCATACAAGAAAATGTATGAAAAGTTAGAACCTCTTGCAGAAGCTACTTCATGTTGGGATGTTTTTACTTGGAAAAAATTAGGAAATAGTCCAAAAGAAGTACTATTGAAAAAGAGAGCCTTATCAATTAATTCATCTGAGAAGATTCTAGGAGCAGGAGCTTTCTATAATTTTATTACTAAAAAATTAAATTCTGAAAATTATACAGAAGAAATTTTTGATTATTTTTTCCTTTTAGATGAAGCATATAACATGAAAATAGATAATTTATATGACTTTGCTAAAAGAGTGATAAGTGATTTTGACTATAAAGGACATAAATTAGGTATAATTTATGGTATAGATGGAGATTATCAGTCAATAATTGGAGATAAAATTTTAGATGATAAAAAATTAGATTATGAGATAGTTGCCTTTCTAAATGTATATGGAACAGTATCTTTTAGAAGTAAAAATAATATAGATGTAAGTGAAATTGCTAAGAAATTAGGAATATTAGTAGGGTATTCAGGTGGAGGTCATAAATATGCCTCAGGTTGTAGAATATGTGATAAAGATGAAATAAAAAAGAAGATGATGGAAATTTTTGAACATTCAATGAATAAGATAAAAATTTTATAG
- a CDS encoding DNA glycosylase AlkZ-like family protein, which translates to MEIIDWKAIVLKKMGFIKPMTAYQICKQHNGVQAQLKSYADIGFSTRMEAEEFSTKSWSLDLVRQWSIRGTIHAYLREEIPLYLYEGRNYFKPNLHLPSQDGKISAKEKNYYGDLIIEVLQSGNKSREELKEFCQKNQLSKEKEASLFDSWGEIISSLISVGKIYQEYGRQYLGLLENYIPWSKEEAELEIARRYFSGFGPVSLADARYYFKENKSLIECWMKKLDLKTIEVEGTTRYYLGKLETGCIPEVLFVTGFDAILLAFEKRENPFFNPKYIRDIYTLTGILKPTVMLNGELVATWRKEKNRVYIRPFINLRKKDIKRIENKGVEKFQEVFFES; encoded by the coding sequence ATGGAAATAATTGACTGGAAAGCAATAGTATTAAAAAAAATGGGGTTTATAAAGCCAATGACAGCATATCAAATTTGTAAACAACATAATGGAGTGCAGGCTCAGCTTAAATCTTATGCAGATATAGGATTCTCTACACGAATGGAAGCAGAGGAGTTCTCTACTAAGTCTTGGAGTTTAGATTTGGTTCGTCAATGGTCTATTCGAGGGACGATACATGCTTATTTGAGAGAGGAAATCCCACTTTACTTATATGAGGGACGTAATTATTTTAAACCTAATTTACATCTACCTTCTCAGGATGGAAAAATTTCAGCAAAAGAGAAAAATTATTATGGAGATTTGATTATAGAAGTATTACAAAGTGGTAATAAAAGTCGAGAAGAGTTGAAGGAGTTCTGTCAGAAAAATCAATTATCAAAAGAAAAGGAAGCCTCTCTATTTGATTCTTGGGGTGAAATCATATCTTCTTTGATTTCTGTAGGGAAAATTTATCAGGAGTATGGACGACAATATTTGGGTTTATTAGAGAATTATATTCCTTGGAGTAAGGAAGAAGCAGAGTTGGAAATTGCTCGCCGATATTTTTCTGGCTTTGGACCTGTATCTTTGGCAGATGCAAGGTATTATTTTAAGGAAAATAAAAGTCTTATTGAATGTTGGATGAAAAAACTAGACTTAAAAACAATAGAAGTGGAGGGGACAACACGATATTATTTAGGAAAATTGGAGACAGGATGTATTCCAGAAGTTCTTTTTGTGACAGGATTTGATGCTATTTTATTAGCTTTTGAGAAAAGAGAGAATCCTTTTTTTAATCCAAAGTATATTAGGGATATCTACACTTTGACGGGTATTCTAAAGCCAACAGTTATGTTAAATGGAGAATTAGTAGCAACTTGGCGAAAAGAAAAGAATAGAGTATATATTCGTCCTTTTATAAATTTGAGAAAAAAAGATATAAAACGGATTGAAAATAAAGGAGTAGAAAAGTTCCAAGAAGTATTCTTTGAAAGTTAA